A window from Corynebacterium singulare encodes these proteins:
- a CDS encoding DUF349 domain-containing protein: MSAIPTPGAMPRKGARPGPKPSAPAARPAQPLKNDPAQWGRVDADGSVFVNAPEGERKIGEWQAGTPEEGLAHYGARYDDLSTEIELLESRLKAHPGDASSIKTTAAELRESLPTQAVIGDIAALDTRLAAVIEHSVEAGEQAQADKARRREEAIAKKEKLAAEAEEIAANSTEWKAAGDRIRAILEEWKQIRGIDRQTDDALWKRYSRARDSFNRRRGSHFAELDRNRAAARGKKEELVERAEAIKDSTNWGETARAYRDLMTEWKAAGRAPREVDDKLWAKFRAAQDHFFNARNAVNDERDKQFAENAAAKDALIAEYDAQIDPSKSIEAAKAKLRELQEKWEEIGFVPRNQVREYEAKISALEKRVSDAEESEWRRTDPEAQARVAQFQSKVDDLNAQAEAAEAKGNAKKAEDLRAQAAQWQEFADAAAAAVNDK; the protein is encoded by the coding sequence ATGTCCGCTATCCCTACTCCTGGAGCAATGCCCCGCAAGGGCGCCCGTCCCGGCCCTAAGCCCTCTGCACCAGCGGCACGCCCCGCTCAGCCCCTGAAGAATGACCCCGCACAGTGGGGCCGCGTCGATGCTGATGGTTCGGTCTTTGTCAACGCCCCAGAAGGCGAACGCAAAATTGGTGAATGGCAGGCCGGCACCCCAGAAGAGGGCTTGGCACACTACGGAGCACGTTATGACGATCTTTCTACCGAGATCGAACTGCTCGAATCCCGCCTTAAGGCTCACCCGGGCGATGCTTCCTCCATCAAAACCACCGCGGCAGAGCTGCGCGAATCTCTTCCTACGCAAGCCGTCATCGGCGATATCGCTGCTCTTGACACGCGCCTAGCAGCGGTCATCGAGCACTCCGTTGAGGCCGGTGAGCAAGCTCAGGCAGACAAGGCCCGCCGCCGCGAGGAAGCGATTGCGAAGAAGGAAAAGCTGGCCGCTGAAGCGGAGGAGATAGCTGCGAACTCCACCGAGTGGAAGGCCGCCGGTGACCGTATCCGCGCCATCCTGGAGGAGTGGAAGCAGATCCGCGGCATCGACCGCCAGACCGATGATGCCCTGTGGAAGCGCTACTCCCGCGCCCGTGATTCTTTTAACCGCCGTCGTGGTTCCCACTTTGCCGAGCTGGATCGCAACCGCGCTGCTGCCCGTGGAAAGAAGGAAGAGCTGGTCGAGCGCGCCGAAGCCATTAAGGACTCCACCAACTGGGGAGAAACCGCCCGCGCGTACCGCGATCTCATGACGGAGTGGAAGGCCGCCGGTCGTGCCCCGCGTGAGGTGGACGACAAGCTGTGGGCGAAGTTCCGTGCCGCCCAGGATCACTTCTTCAACGCCCGCAATGCGGTCAATGACGAGCGCGATAAGCAGTTCGCTGAGAATGCCGCTGCCAAGGATGCACTCATTGCGGAGTATGACGCCCAGATTGACCCCTCCAAGTCCATCGAGGCTGCCAAAGCTAAGCTGCGCGAGCTTCAGGAGAAGTGGGAGGAAATCGGTTTCGTACCGCGCAATCAAGTTCGCGAGTACGAGGCAAAGATTTCTGCACTGGAGAAGCGCGTAAGCGATGCCGAAGAATCCGAGTGGCGCCGTACCGACCCAGAAGCCCAGGCACGTGTGGCACAATTCCAGTCCAAGGTAGATGACCTCAACGCCCAGGCAGAGGCCGCGGAGGCCAAGGGCAACGCCAAGAAGGCTGAGGACCTGCGCGCCCAGGCCGCGCAGTGGCAGGAGTTCGCGGACGCAGCCGCGGCTGCTGTGAACGACAAGTAG
- a CDS encoding GNAT family N-acetyltransferase: MFVQIVAPPGSATAEPADCLRSFVFDANLAAQEASGDPAASGSPRRVLQRLQGSTESRTLLFGLTDSALGEAGELGLPVISAAEPSPETDFDGFIHISLPLLEEPENADIECVLAADLLPMPGEDLEPEALEVTRALAKEALLLTRHLGRSTVQVGMLYPPDADYTYDPMSQAYLELGFKQKHAEHQMYVDISPTPPVLGAQVWADYDIPDEMLDDVLRLLTLASTDAIFGDLSVEPIVWTRQRLAEAHARLRSRGAHTLLVGIIDNGRVVALTELSRHGDADPEVCEWTLTVTDREHRRQGLATKAKQHAQYAVAEHWPMVRRAYCSVADADPAMNALYARLGAHAISASSAYELTL; this comes from the coding sequence GTGTTTGTCCAGATTGTCGCCCCGCCGGGCTCGGCCACCGCTGAGCCGGCAGATTGCCTTCGCAGCTTCGTCTTTGATGCCAACCTCGCTGCACAAGAAGCCAGCGGCGACCCTGCCGCTAGTGGTTCACCGCGCCGAGTTCTTCAGCGTCTGCAAGGCTCAACAGAGTCCCGCACACTGCTCTTTGGTTTGACAGATTCCGCCCTCGGAGAAGCCGGTGAACTCGGCCTTCCTGTCATTTCGGCGGCCGAGCCTAGCCCGGAAACTGATTTCGATGGTTTTATCCACATCTCTCTCCCACTATTGGAAGAGCCGGAAAACGCCGACATCGAGTGCGTTCTCGCTGCTGACCTTCTACCCATGCCCGGTGAAGATCTTGAGCCCGAGGCCCTCGAAGTAACTCGGGCGCTGGCCAAGGAAGCCCTTCTCTTAACCCGCCATCTGGGGCGCAGCACCGTCCAGGTGGGCATGCTTTATCCACCGGATGCGGACTATACCTATGACCCGATGTCGCAGGCCTACCTCGAGCTCGGGTTTAAGCAGAAGCACGCAGAGCACCAGATGTACGTCGACATCAGTCCTACTCCCCCGGTTCTTGGGGCCCAGGTGTGGGCTGATTATGACATCCCAGACGAGATGCTCGATGATGTCCTTCGTCTGCTCACCCTTGCCTCCACCGACGCCATTTTCGGCGACTTGAGTGTGGAGCCCATTGTCTGGACGCGACAGCGCCTCGCTGAAGCACACGCACGACTGCGCTCCCGGGGCGCACATACGTTGCTGGTCGGGATCATTGACAACGGACGTGTCGTTGCGCTTACCGAACTCTCACGGCACGGTGATGCCGACCCTGAGGTCTGCGAGTGGACGTTGACGGTAACGGACCGCGAGCATCGCCGACAAGGACTTGCTACCAAGGCCAAGCAGCATGCCCAGTATGCAGTGGCCGAGCATTGGCCCATGGTGCGCCGTGCTTATTGCTCCGTCGCGGATGCTGATCCCGCCATGAACGCGCTCTATGCACGGCTGGGCGCCCACGCTATCTCGGCCAGCAGCGCCTACGAGCTCACCCTGTAA
- a CDS encoding alkene reductase produces MATLFDSLELGALTLPNRVTMAALTRSRAGRDGIPTQLHETYYTQRASLGLIVTEGVFPAVSGRAFPGQPGIETPEQSAGWRRVADSVHKAGGRIFMQVMNGGRLSHTSLLEGAEPVAPSALASGTAVRDFESRKECPVPRALESDEIPRIINEFRQGARNAIDAGLDGVEIHGANGYLLHQFLAPSSNHRDDAYGGTPENRFRLVEEIVRAVAEEIGADRVAIRLSPQNNIQGIEEMDPADVLATYGGLLDATSDLGLAYVSFLHADPTGELVSELVTRARANGRTRVFLNSGFGQVTQHEEAAELMQHGDAVAVGRLTISNPDLVRRWKEELPVTAPDESTFYTGGEKGYTDYPFYRVSS; encoded by the coding sequence ATGGCTACACTTTTTGATTCCCTTGAGCTGGGAGCCTTGACCCTCCCTAACCGTGTGACGATGGCAGCGCTGACTCGCTCCCGCGCTGGGCGTGACGGTATTCCCACGCAGTTGCACGAGACCTACTACACGCAGCGAGCCTCGCTCGGTCTCATCGTCACCGAAGGTGTCTTTCCGGCAGTGAGCGGCCGTGCTTTCCCCGGCCAGCCAGGTATCGAAACCCCAGAGCAGAGTGCCGGTTGGCGTCGGGTTGCAGACTCCGTTCACAAGGCAGGTGGGCGTATCTTCATGCAGGTGATGAATGGCGGGCGCTTGTCCCACACGAGCCTTCTAGAGGGTGCTGAGCCGGTCGCGCCATCGGCGCTGGCATCTGGCACTGCGGTGCGCGACTTCGAATCTCGGAAGGAGTGCCCTGTGCCGCGAGCACTTGAGAGTGATGAGATTCCTCGCATCATCAATGAGTTCCGTCAAGGTGCACGTAACGCCATCGATGCTGGCCTCGACGGCGTGGAAATTCACGGTGCCAACGGGTACCTCCTTCACCAGTTCTTAGCCCCGAGCTCCAATCACCGCGATGACGCCTATGGTGGTACACCAGAGAATCGATTTAGACTCGTCGAGGAAATTGTGCGAGCCGTGGCAGAGGAGATTGGGGCAGACCGAGTGGCGATTCGCCTGTCCCCGCAGAACAACATCCAAGGCATTGAGGAGATGGACCCCGCTGACGTGCTTGCCACCTATGGCGGGCTTCTCGACGCCACCTCAGACCTTGGCCTTGCCTATGTTTCCTTCCTTCACGCGGATCCCACGGGTGAGCTGGTGAGCGAGCTGGTGACGCGTGCGCGCGCGAATGGGCGCACCCGCGTCTTCCTCAACTCTGGGTTCGGGCAGGTAACCCAGCACGAGGAAGCTGCGGAACTCATGCAGCACGGCGACGCTGTTGCTGTTGGCCGCCTCACCATTTCCAACCCTGACCTGGTACGCCGCTGGAAAGAAGAGCTACCAGTCACGGCGCCGGACGAGTCCACCTTTTACACGGGTGGTGAAAAAGGCTACACCGATTACCCGTTTTACAGGGTGAGCTCGTAG
- a CDS encoding Rv2732c family membrane protein, producing MSDDVTTAQDAIAAERRAAKTIELGAHRYALIAAVVLWVAYLLLPYAGAARGWEALLMGTTAEGVKMSIVEAISAWLALVGIGVFTTATVMTRRTTLALVAWMMVTISFFSNLWGFWYRGSAADGASIGMYVGALATFVAFLVYCQVALRRSPEQLAAQERVREASGKLDQVGILQSEAATDVPAEQNPLLIDNRRSQAASRHRRSLHEPKDSNDVE from the coding sequence ATGAGTGATGATGTGACCACCGCACAGGATGCCATCGCAGCCGAGCGCCGCGCGGCCAAGACCATCGAACTGGGCGCACACCGCTATGCGCTGATTGCAGCGGTTGTCCTGTGGGTGGCCTATCTGTTACTTCCGTACGCCGGAGCGGCTCGCGGATGGGAAGCTTTGCTGATGGGAACAACAGCTGAGGGCGTGAAAATGTCCATCGTTGAGGCCATCAGCGCGTGGCTGGCGCTGGTGGGCATCGGTGTGTTCACCACCGCCACGGTTATGACGCGGCGTACCACGCTGGCGCTCGTGGCGTGGATGATGGTGACCATCTCTTTCTTCTCTAACCTGTGGGGCTTCTGGTACCGCGGCAGCGCGGCGGACGGGGCCTCCATCGGAATGTACGTAGGCGCGCTGGCGACGTTCGTGGCCTTCCTCGTCTACTGCCAAGTGGCCCTTCGTCGCAGTCCTGAGCAGCTTGCCGCGCAAGAGCGCGTGCGAGAGGCCTCCGGAAAACTCGATCAGGTAGGAATCCTGCAGTCCGAGGCCGCCACAGATGTCCCAGCCGAGCAGAATCCGTTGCTCATCGATAATCGCCGTTCCCAGGCAGCCTCCCGCCATCGCCGTAGCCTTCACGAGCCCAAGGACTCCAACGACGTGGAATAA